Proteins encoded together in one Chryseobacterium taklimakanense window:
- a CDS encoding RNA-binding S4 domain-containing protein: protein MRIDKFLWSVRFYKTRSMASDEIKKNRVSVGENVVKSSKEIKEGDIIKIRKNQIDYKIKVLQIPKSRIGAKLVPLHVVDMTDKEQYEILKMRRMEQNYYRIKGEGRPTKKDRREIEDYVSADDPEVAAGDEDYWDSFFNTSEDDE from the coding sequence ATGAGAATTGATAAATTTTTGTGGAGTGTAAGGTTTTACAAAACCCGCAGCATGGCCTCAGATGAAATAAAGAAAAACCGTGTTTCGGTAGGAGAAAATGTCGTGAAATCCTCCAAAGAGATCAAAGAAGGCGATATCATCAAAATAAGAAAAAACCAGATCGATTATAAGATCAAGGTGTTGCAGATTCCCAAAAGCAGAATTGGGGCTAAACTGGTTCCTCTTCATGTCGTGGATATGACAGATAAAGAACAGTATGAAATCCTGAAAATGCGCCGTATGGAGCAGAATTATTACCGCATAAAAGGCGAGGGACGGCCAACCAAGAAAGACCGCCGCGAAATCGAGGATTATGTTTCTGCAGATGATCCAGAGGTGGCGGCAGGCGACGAAGATTATTGGGACAGCTTCTTTAATACGTCGGAAGATGATGAATGA
- a CDS encoding shikimate kinase, producing the protein MIISLAGYMGSGKSHISKILSDKLNFKLIDLDKEIVKKNKLTIPEIFQKKGEIFFRKQEREVLEEVLATENNCVLSLGGGTPAYYNNMDVINQNSLSFYLRANVATLSDRLKKQKAKRPLLANIADEDLPEFIAKHLFERNAYYNKCRFTVNTDHRTPEDIAEEIIHHLPTY; encoded by the coding sequence ATGATAATTTCTTTGGCCGGCTATATGGGCAGCGGTAAATCTCACATTTCCAAAATATTGAGCGATAAACTCAATTTCAAACTCATTGACCTGGACAAAGAAATTGTGAAAAAAAATAAACTCACCATCCCCGAAATATTCCAGAAAAAGGGTGAGATCTTCTTCAGAAAACAGGAAAGAGAAGTTCTGGAGGAAGTTCTAGCCACTGAAAACAACTGCGTTTTAAGTTTAGGAGGCGGCACACCGGCTTACTACAATAATATGGATGTCATCAATCAAAATTCGTTGAGTTTTTATCTTCGTGCCAACGTCGCAACCTTGTCAGACCGCCTAAAAAAACAAAAAGCTAAGCGTCCGCTCCTCGCCAATATCGCCGATGAGGATTTACCTGAATTTATTGCCAAACACCTCTTTGAAAGAAACGCCTACTACAATAAATGCCGGTTCACAGTCAACACAGACCACCGGACTCCCGAGGATATTGCGGAAGAAATCATTCATCATCTTCCGACGTATTAA